CGCCTATATCCTAAAGCTGGATGGGTGATGATGCTTCCTCTTTCCAATCTCAACCATAGTTTGCAGTAATCGAGCCACTTGTTACAACCGGTAtgcaattttttgttgttgttgctgccttAACGACAGTGGTGCCGGCACAATAAGCCGAAGCCAAATGAAGACAAACTTTCCGCAGCAAAAGAAAGACTTGAGCTATGCTTGAGCGCACTGGCAGAAGTTTGTGCAACCGTGGCAGAACCGGTAGGACATTACCAGACGCATATCGGCAGTATGTGCGGACCGGTTGAAGAGAGGGACGAAGTTATGGCAAATGCAATAATCTGTGAGCTAGCAAAcgaattccccccccccctctctctctctctctctctcttctctccccACCAATATGATGGTGCAGCAACAATGCAGCAACAGTATCACCTTCCGGATGGGGCAAAACAATAGCCTCCGAGCGCAAACTTGATGCATCATAACAATGTCTATTTATTGCTGGAGAATTAGTTTTCCTCCTGCTGCTTTTCAAGGCCATGCTGCTGAAGCGATGCTGCCAACTCACAACACAATGGGCAGAAAGAAAATGAGAGCGCGGGGGcatgttgtttatgtttcgcTAGAATGTGAGTTTCTCGTTGGTGCTGGCTCCTCTCTTCCCCGGGGGCGGGCATTTCCGCCGTTCGATTCCCATCCTTTCGCCTTCTCTAATATCTTTGGGGATTTTGGATTGTTCCCGGTTGCCTCTATTTTCCTATTGCTTTCTCTGTGAGTGGAGAGGGTAGGGTAAAGAGGTTTGCTGAATAATGCAACCccgtttggtgctgccggtgtGGAGTAATTTATTGCTTTCGTACACGTTTTCGCTTCGCTTTTTGGggagacaaagagagagagagagagagagagagagcggctGTTTTGCGCTAGAATGTTGGCGATTTTTGGCTCCGCTGGACGCTGCCGAGTGATCCTGGCagcacggcacggcacggcacggtCGTTAGGTGTGGTGTTTGTGTTGCCTAATGCCAAAATCCCACTCCACACTCTCCACACGCCGCGAATGGGACGTGCCGGTTGTTGGGTTGCTGCACTTTTCGCCAGCTGCCCCGGTTATCGCCGGCATACCAACACACACCTTGACGCCCTTtcgtcatcagcagcagcagcagcaacagcagcagcagcagtgcaaagAAATAAACCTATATTTAtgtggcacaaaaaaaacaatctaacCCCAAAAACCCCGTTCAAGAAGCATTCGGATCCTTCCAGGGTTCGGGTTTCGTATTTTATTTCCCCTTTTTCAAGGAAAGGAAGGCAAGAACTGGTCCAGAAAAGTCCAGGAGGACAGACATATTTCTTTGAGAAAATTGTCCTCACCGGTCGGGGTGTGTATGCTTTGtgaataataaacaaataaataaaatagacAATGGCGTATAATAATAGTTCCTTCATTACGTTTGTCGTTCATTTCTTGCTGCCCCGCCCGTCCCAGAGGGGCCGCCAGTGCGGTACTtgatttgcaaaataaatcaaaacacactCCTTTAAGAGCTCACCTAGCACCATAATTCATTGGGAAACGGGGGGTTAAAATTTGGGTCCGAGATTTACTCCTGCAGCGAGTTCGGAGCGACTCACTAAATGCTGGCAACTGGTGACCACGTGTTGGTGACGCCCGCTGcagagtagtagtagtgcaAACTTTCCACCCTGTACACCCTGTACTTTGTGTAATAATCCATTGCTTTAGACACATGCCACAAGAGAATGGAAAAAGGGGCAAAAACAGAGAAACTTCAACCTCACACCGAGCGAGCAGCACCTCTTGCAGTGGGGATAAAACTCTTCCACAGTTTAAGATGTTGCCATGAAACTGGTTGGGCAACAAGGTTTGCCGTTCCAGGCAGCAACAAGCGCTGCCCCGTTGGCATATATATTGCATTACAGCGAAAGTTTTATTAACGTTCCAAAGTAGTGTTTTGTAGtgctgtttgctgctgttgctgctgctgctgctgctgctcggtatGCCATTTTGCACACGCAAGCTGCTTGCATAAAACCCCTACCTCGCTACCGTTCGCGGCAGCTTTGATGGACATCTGGGGATCAAAAGTGAAGTGGAATTTGTTGCTCCATCGGTTCTCGGGCTCGGGTTCTCGTTTAGTTTTGCTGGTGACGGGTGCTTGCTAGCTTGCTTGACttgttggtggtggactcGACGTCGACTTTGCGCTTGCCGGTGGTCGGTTGCGAAGTAGCTGTAAGTAGCTGTAAGTTTCGAAAAGAACTATATAATGTGCACCTCCACCCCTTGTTCCCCGCGCTCTCTTCTACTGCGACCCCATTAAATAGTGGAACGTAATTCTACTGACAGGCGGAAAATCGGGCTTAAAATTGATGACGAGCTTGCCTGGGGGGAACGGTAAGAAGCGTACGCTACGGGGAGCTTAAGTAAAGAGACTGTCCCTTGGACTTCTCGGTCGACTGGATATTGGAAGTTGGACGTTACTGCCATCCAACGGTTGATTAATATTGACCGATATTTAAAGCACTTTTAATTAGAAGCCATTCCGCAGAATTCCGCAAAATAACCTGAAGATTCCTTGAATTTTGGGGAACCTTTTTTGGGGTTCCAGTGTTTAATTGGTAAGCATTCGGAGTGAGCCAATGACATCCTAAACTGGTAGTTAGTTGGCTGCTATTAATTTCCCGTTCGATTAATTAAACATTACTGGAGATGGGTGTCCTGTTACTCCTACCAAAGAGCAACATTATTGACTATAAACCTTAAAACGGCAGGAGTTTGATAGTGAAAGTTACAGGGCATCAATGTAAAGGTCTTCCGGCACCGAACAAACCAGCGCCATCTGGCGATAGTACTATCAGCGCATCGTTCAAACCATGGCGTGTTTCGTTTCAATATCCGTTGGCATCACGTAACTTCCGGACGATCATTCCACCATAACATCTGCACCAGACGGACCAGACCCGTCGGTCTGCGCTGGGCTGGAATTTAATCAGAAAGACAATATTCCGCCCCAGGGGCAAGCTGGGTACGTAATTCTTCATCAGCATCGGTGCGTGGTTCGTGGTGCAAAAGGCGTTTTGCATTCGAGATAAATTTGGTGGTTATAAAACAGGCCACAGGCTACGGTCCAGAGTTGTTGTTAGTTAGTTTCGGAGCTCTTTTATCACCGTGcgcgtgtgctgtgtgcggGGGGTTTGACAATTTTCGGCATGGGTCGCGCACGAAACGTGTTCAATACACCACCGGACCCACACGCGGTGATAAGCAGTCAAAACGTTTCATTGCACCCTACGATCGTGCCTGCCATTAAGCAGAGGTGAAAGGggtttttcatattttcctttccactATAGAAAGGATAAAAACatgaaagaaagaacaaaTCGCGTGCAGAAGATCTATGTGCCGGTAACGATGATTACCTGTCGTTTTGCCCATGTCGTACGGGCATAGATAGGACGTGGAAGAGCCATTTACAGTGCTGCGTCGTTAGTTGCCATCGCCATCTCAAAGAGCACTGTTAACACACCCACCACTACCGACAATTTTAAATGTCAACGGAAATGAAAAGGATGAATCAATGGCTCACCAGCAAGAGCGCGTGGTCGACAAGACCTACCACCTCGTTGGTGTTGTTGTCGTGGAGAAGAAGTCTTGTAATCTTTTTCAAAACACTTCACCAAGATACCAGCAGACAAGTGGGGAGAGGGGAGATGAGAGAACATTTGCCTCGGtgtattattaattaaattgaaatgatATAATACCGTCGAGGAAGTGGGATAGGGATGTGAAGGTCCAGCACAACCGACATGGAAATCATTTCCTGCAACCTTGGCAAACGAAGCTGCCAGTGTTGAGGGAAGGTGTTGAAGAATTTTTCGCATCTGAAGAGCGTTGATTATGAGTGGCGTTAAGAGCGAGTAAAGGGAGCGTGAATGAGTGGTGTCGTGTCGGATAAGAAGACGCCGTCCCCTTTTGTGTCTTGCAGATTATGATGGTGAGGTTTTGCAGCAGCTCCGAGACTTCCCCGAATCCGGCACAAGCCTTTGCTCTTAATCTGCTGCTCTTCGAGCGAGGGTTGTCGGTTTTATTGCTTCTTAGTAATGATTTAGTGCAGTGAATGAGGGAGCAGAAATGTGCTGTGCTGGCGCTGGGAGATTGGGAAACTTTTTCGCTTTATCGTGCTTACTCGTGGAACTTGGAAGATAAGGTACAGCCCAAAGACACTTGGAGAAGAGAAGTTTTGATTTTCCATATTGTTTTGTCTAGCGGAATTGTGGATACAAGATTGTAGGTGTTGCTAAAGGTCAAGGATTTGGCTGGATGAAGTTGCTAAAGCTCATAAGAATGTTATTATTTCGCGCTCTTATAAAGATATTGAATGAGCTATTAATAccaatgaaatttaaattgttattgTTCTAAAGTTTCTAAAGTAAAGTTCTTTTAATCATCTAAAGTATCGCAGATTGCATAATTTTAGGCGAGATATTAGAAAAACGATCAGCTCGAGTCCTGAAGTTGATAATCATGTTTTGTTATGTTCTAAAACATGTTGCTGAGCTAGGCCTGTTAGTCTCTGCTTATTGAACTTACTTTGAGATGATTTTATATTAATGTACATTGGATGTTAtacctttttttaataacCCATCGTTTGATTCAGAGTGAGCGAAACGGACGTAGCTCCTAATTAATTTTTACTATTAATCTATTTAAAATATAGTTTCTCCTTTAGTTTCACACAGTTTTTTGCGTCATTTGACCTTGATATGTAGTGAAAGTAATGAAAATGACTATTCAAGCCTGACTATTtttactcccccccccctacttttttctatcttttccAGTTGTTATTAGCTATAAAaacgaaaaccatccaaaaaaACGCATTAACCCCTATCTATTTACTCATCATCATTTTATACTCCACCTCTATATACCTTCGTGCTGTGCCGGAAGTGGGCTAATGAAGCATGTTGTTAGAACAAAACGGATCGTCCCTCCATCCACTGTCCCGAGTTCGCGTGCTGTCAACATTTCCGATGCATTCGATTGCACTTAGGGACTCCTACGCACTGGGGCCACCGGTCGGGTTGGTTCCATTGATCCATTGAACCGATAACGGTTGCACGAATTTCTTGTTCCGTCATCCTCCCAGCCGGCGAGCCGGCCTTTAACGAGCCTCGCGGGGGCGCCCTGCGTATCAGTGACAGGTCGTAAATTGAACTTGTCATAATTCACGCGAGCGGTGCGCTCCGGCTCGTCATCTTCATCAACGTGCTCGTCACCGACATCTTCCGTGGGCAGTCTTTGGAGAGGGCAGACCCAATCGTTAATTGATAGCAGCCCATCGGCACAGACTGAtgcttcgttcgttcgttcgttcgtttgccgCTGGAGCAGTGCCGCCGTTCTAGTGCCTCGTAGAGAGACACGACATCCACACCAAGCGGAAGTTGGAAAGAATTTAGCCGAGTTTTTGCCTCCAAACCTTTCGGCAAACCTTCCCAACCCCCCCCACATAGTTTGTGCCGTGGCTATAAAACAGCAACGAACGGAGAAGCGAGAAGACATTTTGTAACCATTCAATGTACCGATAGGAGCTCCTGAGTGTGACTCTGAGAAGTAAGTGACtaaattatgtgtttttttttgtgttaccaAGTCTAAGCGCCAAAACGATAGGAAAGTGTTGTGATGCGGTAGCGCGTTGATTGTCAATATTTGGGTGTGGAGGGTGTGCTCTATTGTTGTCGCCGATTCTCGAAACAAATGGCGAAGCGAATTTGCTTTGCGAAGATAAGGCTGTGTGCTGTGTCTGATGGCATGTGAATAGAAATGAACTTGGACCGCTGCAGATAAAGCAATCAGTTGATGAATGTTGATGATGCTCTGTTTAGTGTGCGCGAGTGTTGTGATGTATTTAGTTGCTTGTGAAGcgggtttttttatgtttcattcCCAGAAAAGAGGGCCAACTGCCGTTGAATTCAATTCGCGTCTCATTAAAATGGGTGCGCCTTGGTTTAATAATTGATCAGCAAAGGgcataatttaataataattattgcaTTCAGTTCTTCAAATGTATCCAATTACCTTAATTCAACCATTGCAAATGTAATACCGGTGGCATAACTTGGCCCTTGGTATCGTAATTGCTGCAGACGTGTTTCAATGGGCCATTTACAAACTCCACTCCATAGCATGTGTTGCTTGTAATGGAAGCTTTTAAAAAAGATAACGAAATAATTACGATGAAAAGGggtttatgtttaattttacacCACCCGGCCTTCATTCCAACCCCAACCACCGTGCAACAGGTCGGGAAGGAAAGTTTGCATACGCTCGCGCAAACCATATGCCCGCCGGGcaaaggaaggaagaacaCGGCTCCACACATTTACGCGTCGCGTGGCGTTTTGCGTGGCGCAAACGAtatcaacccccccccccccccagccgGTCGGTGTGACTGTGAAGTGAAATGTGACGAAGCGTCGTCGTGATGCCTTTCATAGTGGCTTCGTTCGTGCCGGTGggttttggtttattttcgCTCATCCATGTTGAATGTACCGTAAAAGTCTGTGGGGGCCCTGTTCAAATGGGCTCAAATCATTCCGGATCGCTACGCTACGCTCTCCAAGCCGAACGTTCCGTGTTTATGTGCTGTCGgtcggcaaacaaacaaatgtctAATTATTTCCTTTCGCCGGGAGCCGGGCAAAAATCGAGTGGAAAAGCATCGCGTGGAATCGTATGTTTGTGTCGTTAACAATTATCTTCTGgcagtagttttttttgctgtgtgtgttgttgatgCTCGACAAGACGAACCATTGCATGCgccgtcctcgtcgtcgtagtCCGATCGTTATCGCTGTCGTCTCTTAGTACATCACACATTCACGTAGGGTCTTAGTGctgctgggttttttttgttgttgaccGTCTGTCTGTCCCATTGCGCTGCGTCCGTCGCTCCGTATTAATTAAATAAGACGGAAGCCAAAACAGAGGCGCACATAGTTGGCCTTGCAATAAAAGAGTGTAGGTCGAGAAGGGGGAGGTAAGCAAGAGGAGGAGCGAGAAAGCAGAGCAAGCAAGGCGCTTACTTACGCTTGCTTACTTGCACACCAACACAGCGAGAGCGAGCGTGTTTGAACACACCGGGGGGCTCGTCTTTCGCTCGTGCAAAAGAAATGGGAGGGAAAAATGggcaagcaacaacaaaaaaagagcaactcagtttgtgtgtgtgtatgtgtgtgtgtgtatgtgtgtgtgtgtgctcagtTAGCCAAGAAGGCACTTTTCTGCACGATGGAAGTAAATAGCTCTCCGGGTTTCTTTTATGAGCCTTCGCGCAGGCGGGCGAATGGGGTGGTGAAAGGTAATTTCTCGTTTATGCCATGTTTTATGCACACTTGCTACATTATTGCTCGGTGAGTGCGTAATGTCCTTACAGGTAGACTGGTGACTTCTGTTTGGGTGCCTCTTTTTatctaaaaaaataacaaaatttatttgaaaatatgaTAAATTCTAAAAAAGCTTCCCTTTTATAAGTTGCGGCACTGTCTGTATTGGTACAGAGCTCGGCAGACCGGCACCGTGTGATGATGCtgcgaaacacacaaacaagagATCAAACATCACCGGGAGAgtgaaaagagagagagagagagagagcgagagaccgAAAGTTAGAATGTGCAAAAACGACCAAACGGCATGGCAACACTGGCAAACATCGGCGTTAGTGTGCGAGCCACGAGAGCGTACTGGCGTGCGATGGCAGCAAGCCGCCACGGGACGCGGGCGAGAGAGATAAATACTTTAAATTGAATCAATTTTGGGGCgcgtaccaccaccactaccacggaaacacacacacacacacgtaaatcgcacacacaaacacacaaaccggGCAATAGAGGTATAACGTTGTAATGTTGGTGTGTTGGCGGGCCCCCCCGCCATTATTACAAGCCCTCAGCCGTAGTAGGCCACGCGTCTACGGCTccggtgtgtgttggtgtactTCACGAGCGTAGTCGGCCGTGCCGTGCGATGTAGACTGGTGGAGGCCGTGGTAGCTTGTGCGCTTGTGGTTTTGCGGTTTTGTGGCCTCGAGTGAAAAAAAAGCCCCCGAGTGTAGTGTGCAAAAGCGGAGGTTGCGGAGGGGAGCCCGGTTCATCGCTTGTAAGAAAAGCAGTGTGGCAGGTGGCGTTTTCCCGACCTGTTGGTGTGCGACCTGTTTGGAGCTGCAGTTTTGACAGTTGTCGCTGGTAGTAGAAGGTGTGTAGCTTGCGTCTAGAGTAATTCCGTCCATTACCCAACATTGTAGCGCGTGTGTTCTGCCCTTCTGCCCCCTACATTCTTTGCCTCATTCAAGCTTACGAAACTGAAGCGAACACTCGCGGTAGAAAATTCTGCAACCAGCAAGACATTGAGCGtattgcgtatgtgtgtgtgcgtgtacgtgtGAGAAAGAGCGGAAAATTCGCAAAAATACATAACCCTCAACACCTTCCAGGGGTTGAAACGTCATCCCTCAAGAtggaaagagcgagagagagagagctcgcACCTCTACTAGAGAGCGAACCTCTGGAGTATCTCtacgagtgtgtttgtgtgtgtgtgtgtgtgtgtgtgtgtgtgtgtgtggtgtgtgtgtgtgtgtgtggtgtgtgtgtgtgtgtgtgtgtgtgtggttcgttTCTCTCAGCGGGCGAAAAACGAGCGCGAAATGTGACTGCTCCATCAGAAAGCAACAAGTTTTTGCCGAGTTCGGAGGGtttatgttttgattttggcTGCCCAGTTCCTCCTTCCCTCAGCGTGACAGCTGACGACGCGGGTGTGCCATCGTCTCGGTTTCGctcccggttttttttttgtttgcctttttatgTGTGCTTTATAGGATAGTGTTTGCCcaggcggtggtggtgctgctggaggGGGTCGGTGTTGGTGGAAGTGTGCATGCGTGCGACCGGAACCGGGAAGAAAGGTACTATCACACACGGTCgcggaaatgtgtgtgtgtgtttgtgtgagtgcgaCGTGTTTTGATAGTATTTTGAGTGGACGGGAAGAAGATCCTAAGATTGAGGCACTATCCAGGAACTCCAAAAATGTGCTCCAaagtttttcaaacaaatcgaTTTACCTACCAAGACAAGTTACCATAGCTCATTTGTCACTGTTTCCCGGTTTTCTATTTAAGGGCCGACCAAGCAACACAGCGTGTGAGCGAGGAAGTGAAGTAATCCGTAAGATAGCATAGTAAAAGAGGCTTACAAGAATCAGTGGAACGGAAACCGACGAATCGACGAAACACCAGTGCAGCAAACCCAAAATGTCCGGACCCGGGTCGGTAGTTGGATCGGATGAGGAGGAGCAAACGAATTACCACACACCGGATGAAACCGGCCTAACGAAATCGCAAAAGGTGGCCCTGATCGCGGCCTGGAGCATCGTCAAGAAGGATCTGGTTACGCACGGACGCAACATCTTCGTGATGTAAGGCCAGTCggaggcgttttttttttgttttgggaaaCGATTTACctaacacacactcaccgtTTCGCATCTTCCCGGCAGGTTCTTCGAGGAGTACCCACAGTATCTGGACTACTTTGACTTTGGCGGCGGAAGTGCCGGTGAGCTCGGCGAGAACCGGTCCCTCCACGCGCACGCACTGAACGTGATGAACTTTATCGGCACCCTCATCGACTACGGACTGAACGATCCCGCCCTGCTCAAGTGTAGCCTAGGGAAGCTGGTGCGGAACCATCGGAAGCGTAACGTCACCAAGGAGGATGTCGCGGTAAGTGGGTTATTGGCCCCGTTGCTGGACAGCTGGGCGCAACACATTCATGGTTCGTCTCTGGGACATACTTACAGGCCGTCGGTGGAGTTATCATGCGCTACTGCTTGAAGGCGCTCGAGCAGCATAAAACGAAAACGCTCGAGGAAGCGTTCGGCGCGTTCCTGGGGACGGTTGCGGCCGCGTTCGAGTGAGCTCCGAGGTGTTCAGCGTCCTCATCTTTATCCCGATTCCCGCCTCATCATCTCCATCcacatcagcatcatcagtcAGTGCATGTTAGAGGCTGCCGCGAACAGAGCAACCAGTAGGATCAGACCGAGACCGGAAACCCCATTCCGGGGCAGGGATTATCTCGACTAGAGGTCGGGGTCACGTCCTTTTTAAGCTCTGCTATAACAaccagaacaaaaaacacacacacactctctctctctctctctgtcgcgCTCTCTATTTCTAGCAGAAAACACATTCCTACGTGACgagtcgtgtgtgtgtgtgaggcttTTTATGATCAGAGTAGAATAAAAATTTGAGTATAGTAAGCTGATGCTGTTTGTATTGCATTCTATTATTTTGTTAAGATCTGCTAAATCATTGCAAGCCCGAATTATATGACGGAAGACGTTCTCGGTTGGGTAGATAATTAAGAGCGCCTTAGTTAAAACGATAAATGCCCGCGTTTATAAAGCTGATTAAGAGCTGGGTGAAGTGGGGCCGATCCCCATTGTTTGGCTCTTTAATTTATCGCCCTTACGCCACGGTGGCAGGTGCAAAAGCAAAGACCACTGCCGAGCGCGGTGATCGAACGGGCCAAGTTTAAGTCTAATTGAGTTCAATTAAAAGCAATAAAGAAAAGTTTGTCTAGCGCGAGATCGCTGTGCGCGCGGCATGCGCTGCAAAACCAGGAGCGCAAGAAGGGCGCCGTGGGCCGCGAGACAAGGGCGATGATTAATCTTCACCCGTCTACCTACGTCTACGTCGTGCACTATCGGCCCGAACCGTTGTATTTAGGGCTGCCCCGTGCTGCTGCATCCGGAAATGCACTCCATCGCCATCCATCGATGCCATTGCTGCGCGCACGGGCCGAAACGGGTCATAAATCGTTCCGCATTGGCATCGTTCGGCACACGGTGGAACGGGACCGGATATCCGGGCACGGCGATACGAAGCACAGGTGGAGGTGGAGGTTTCGCGGATAATTTACTCCGCTTCGCTAGCCCGGGCTTTCCTAAGCACATCCGGTTGGACACGAACACAGGGGTTTGAGCACAGGAGCACAATATTTTAAGCAAAGAAGCGCTCTATCGTAtcgggttgttttttttcccggTGTGTGAAACTTTGGTTTCGCTCCATACGGTCGATGGCTCATCACGTGCATCGGTGCATCGGTTCTATTGTTCGGAAAATGGTTCGATTCggtaccgctgctgctgctgctgctgctgctggaccgCACGGTGTTATCAAAGTTTTCCCACAAGCGAGAATGAGGAGCTGCTCTCCCTGCATCAACTAATCAGCTGGTTTTAAGAAGCTGTTTTTGTGGAGGGAGAGAGTGGGGTTTGAGTGGAACTCCCCCTTCTCGGTGGTAGGTTCCGGCGGGTTGAAGAATTATaacctttcttcttctttcgctGAGAAGATTCGCTGCAACCAACCGGGCGC
This genomic interval from Anopheles merus strain MAF chromosome 3L, AmerM5.1, whole genome shotgun sequence contains the following:
- the LOC121599947 gene encoding myoglobin, encoding MSGPGSVVGSDEEEQTNYHTPDETGLTKSQKVALIAAWSIVKKDLVTHGRNIFVMFFEEYPQYLDYFDFGGGSAGELGENRSLHAHALNVMNFIGTLIDYGLNDPALLKCSLGKLVRNHRKRNVTKEDVAAVGGVIMRYCLKALEQHKTKTLEEAFGAFLGTVAAAFE